From one Lolium rigidum isolate FL_2022 chromosome 4, APGP_CSIRO_Lrig_0.1, whole genome shotgun sequence genomic stretch:
- the LOC124708483 gene encoding uncharacterized protein LOC124708483, with protein MASCCCWQKKPCPIIATFVSFLLIPILVSSSASATGGAGNGSTTAQVLLRSGEEELRFHQMKAQLAKVREASVKTIQSPDGDVIDCVPSHLQPAFDHPKLRGQKPADEPAARPGNGDAELVGADDEALPQTWRSSGEWCPEGTIPVRRTTEGDLLRASSVGRFGMKPQTQSAAVRRDSTSNGHEHAVGYVTGGQFYGAKASLNVWPAQVSSPAEFSLSQIWVISGSFGNDLNTIEAGWQVSPELYGDNSPRFFTYWTNDAYQETGCYNLHCAGFVQTNSRVAIGAAISPVSAYGGHQFDITLLIWKDPKQGHWWLQLGPSGALVGYWPSSLFTHLGSRGRGGADMVQFGGEAVNTRPSGSHTPTQMGSGRFPGEGYGRAAYFRNVQVVDWDNNLIPAAGLRLLADHPGCYDIAGGQGGKWGSYFYYGGPGRNVRCP; from the exons ATGGCGTCTTGCTGCTGCTGGCAGAAGAAACCTTGCCCAATCATTGCCACCTTCGTCTCTTTCCTCCTCATCCCCATTCTCgtctcctcctcggcctccgcgACTGGCGGAGCTGGCAATGGCAGCACGACGGCGCAGGTGCTgctccgctccggcgaggaggagcttAGGTTCCATCAGATGAAGGCCCAGCTTGCCAAGGTCAGGGAAGCCTCCGTCAAGACGATTCAG AGTCCTGACGGCGACGTCATAGACTGCGTGCCTTCTCACCTGCAACCCGCGTTCGACCATCCCAAGCTGAGAGGGCAGAAACCGGCG GACGAGCCCGCCGCGCGGCCAGGGAATGGCGATGCTGAACTGGTGGGTGCCGACGACGAGGCTTTGCCGCAGACGTGGAGGAGCTCCGGCGAGTGGTGTCCGGAGGGCACGATACCGGTGAGGCGGACGACGGAGGGCGATCTGCTCAGGGCCAGCTCCGTTGGGAGGTTCGGGATGAAGCCCCAGACCCAGAGCGCCGCCgtgcggagggactccaccagcaACGGCCATGAG CACGCGGTGGGGTACGTTACCGGCGGTCAGTTCTACGGCGCGAAGGCGAGCCTGAACGTGTGGCCGGCGCAGGTGTCCTCGCCGGCTGAGTTCAGCCTGTCCCAGATCTGGGTCATCTCCGGCTCCTTCGGCAACGACCTCAACACCATTGAAGCGGGATGGCAG GTAAGCCCTGAGCTATACGGGGACAACAGCCCAAGGTTCTTCACCTACTGGACC AACGACGCGTACCAGGAGACGGGGTGCTACAACCTGCACTGCGCGGGCTTCGTGCAGACCAACAGCCGCGTGGCGATCGGCGCCGCCATCTCGCCGGTGTCGGCCTACGGCGGCCACCAGTTCGACATCACGCTCCTCATCTGGAAGGACCCGAAGCAGGGCCACTGGTGGCTGCAGCTGGGCCCGTCGGGCGCGCTGGTCGGGTACTGGCCGTCGTCCCTCTTCACCCACCTGGGCtcccgcggccgcggaggcgccgACATGGTGCAGTTCGGCGGCGAGGCGGTGAACACGCGGCCGTCAGGGTCGCACACGCCCACGCAGATGGGCAGCGGGAGGTTCCCCGGGGAAGGGTACGGCCGCGCCGCCTACTTCCGCAACGTGCAGGTGGTGGACTGGGACAATAACCTTATACCGGCGGCGGGGCTCCGGCTCCTCGCCGATCACCCAGGGTGCTACGACATCGCCGGCGGCCAGGGCGGCAAGTGGGGCAGCTATTTTTACTACGGCGGGCCAGGCAGGAACGTCCGGTGCCCCTAG
- the LOC124648972 gene encoding uncharacterized protein LOC124648972, with the protein MLRLRSSILARILSSSPASPIPFPHHRLISAAAPAVSPNPGFAAEEYLVATCGLSRAQALEASRKLSHVKSPTNPDAVLSFLAGLGLSSTDVTALVAKDPKFLCTGVERTLAPILAGLTGLGLSPSEITRLASLAPVCFRCRSIVSKAHYYLPVFGSFQSFLRVCSLNLLSSDLEKVVKPNVAFLQEECGLGVCDLASLCHHMPWILATKPERVRAMAARAESLGVPPSSGMFKEALQAVSFLSEEKIAVRVKYLKKMFRWSDAEVGIAVCKAPMVLARSKDILQSKSEFLISEVGLEPAYIAHRPGMLGLSLEGRLRPRYYVLKFLKEKGLIRSDRDYFSAVVPSEKVFAKKYIYPHKDAAPHLAQDYADACRGQVPTRFRFA; encoded by the coding sequence ATGCTCCGCCTCCGAAGCTCTATCCTTGCCCGTATTCTCTCGTCTTCCCccgcctctccaatcccattcccTCACCACCGCCTCatctccgcggcggcgccggccgttTCCCCAAACCCTGGTTTCGCGGCGGAGGAGTACCTCGTCGCCACCTGCGGCCTCAGCCGAGCCCAGGCACTTGAGGCCTCCAGGAAGCTCTCCCACGTCAAATCGCCCACCAATCCCGACGCCGTCCTCTCCTTCCTCGCCGGCCTCGGTCTCTCCAGCACCGACGTCACCGCCCTCGTCGCCAAGGACCCCAAGTTCCTCTGCACCGGCGTGGAGAGAACCCTGGCCCCTATCCTCGCCGGGCTCACCGGTCTCGGTCTATCGCCTTCTGAGATCACACGCCTTGCCTCGCTTGCCCCCGTCTGCTTCCGTTGCAGATCCATCGTCTCCAAGGCGCACTACTACCTGCCCGTATTTGGCTCCTTCCAAAGCTTCCTCCGGGTGTGCAGCTTAAACCTTCTCTCGTCCGACCTTGAGAAGGTGGTGAAGCCCAATGTTGCGTTCCTGCAGGAGGAGTGCGGGCTAGGTGTTTGCGATCTTGCCTCGCTGTGTCACCATATGCCGTGGATACTCGCCACCAAACCGGAGCGCGTCCGAGCGATGGCGGCGCGTGCTGAATCTCTAGGTGTGCCCCCCAGCTCTGGGATGTTCAAGGAAGCACTGCAGGCTGTCTCATTCCTCAGCGAGGAGAAGATCGCCGTCAGAGTCAAGTACTTGAAGAAGATGTTCAGGTGGTCAGATGCTGAGGTGGGCATTGCTGTTTGTAAGGCTCCAATGGTGCTGGCGAGGTCTAAGGACATACTGCAGAGCAAATCTGAGTTTCTTATCTCTGAGGTGGGTTTGGAACCGGCATACATTGCTCATCGTCCGGGTATGCTCGGTCTTAGTCTGGAGGGCCGGCTCAGGCCCCGGTACTACGTTCTCAAGTTTCTCAAGGAAAAAGGGTTGATACGGAGCGACCGCGATTACTTTTCTGCGGTCGTGCCGTCTGAGAAGGTATTTGCGAAGAAGTACATATACCCTCACAAGGATGCTGCGCCACACCTTGCTCAAGACTATGCTGATGCTTGCAGAGGACAAGTGCCCACCAGGTTCAGATTTGCATGA
- the LOC124708572 gene encoding glycosyltransferase BC10-like has product MRPRRHSYGRGGRSAAAAVLLVLCLCVTGVFLLLLHGSSPALEAEEGDREAAASERRREEALVVQAEVEEAPLPPGNARVAFLFIARNRLPLDLVWDAFFRGDIDGRFSIFVHSRPGFVLTRATTRSRFFYNRQVNNSVQVDWGEASMIEAERILLSHALKDPFNERFVFVSDSCVPLYNFNYTYDYIMSASTSFVDSFADNKQGRYNPRMDPIIPVENWRKGSQWAVLIKKHAEVVVYDDVVLPEFKKHCRRRPLPEFWRDWDKPIPAEAWKAHNCIPDEHYVQTLLAQSGLEEELTRRSVTHSAWDLSSSKDRERRGWHPVTYKVSDATPALVKSIKDIDNIYYETEYRREWCTSNEKPAPCFLFARKFTRGAGLKLLNSSFIAVR; this is encoded by the exons ATGAGGCCGCGGAGGCACTCGTACGGCAGGGGCGgcaggagcgcggcggcggcggtgctgctgGTGCTGTGCCTCTGCGTCAccggcgtcttcctcctcctgctgcaCGGCTCCTCCCCGGCCCTGGAGGCGGAGGAAGGGGACAGGGAGGCGGCCGCTAGTGAGCGAAGGCGGGAAGAGGCGCTGGTGGttcaggcggaggtggaggaggcgccgctgccgccggggaACGCGAGGGTCGCCTTCCTCTTCATCGCCCGCAACCGCCTCCCGCTCGACCTCGTCTGGGACGCTTTCTTCCGG GGTGACATTGACGGGAGGTTCTCCATCTTCGTGCACTCGCGGCCGGGCTTCGTGCTCACGCGCGCCACCACCCGCTCCCGCTTCTTCTACAATCGGCAGGTCAACAACAGCGTCCAG GTGGATTGGGGGGAGGCCAGCATGATCGAGGCCGAGCGCATCCTTCTCAGCCACGCCCTCAAGGACCCCTTCAATGAGCGCTTCGTTTTTGTGTCCGACAG CTGTGTACCGCTGTATAATTTCAACTACACTTACGACTACATAATGTCTGCATCAACCAGCTTTGTGGACAG TTTTGCCGATAATAAACAGGGCAGGTACAATCCACGAATGGACCCAATTATCCCAGTGGAGAACTGGAGAAAAGGCTCACAG TGGGCTGTGTTAATTAAAAAGCATGCTGAAGTTGTGGTTTATGATGATGTGGTGTTGCCAGAATTCAAGAAGCATTGCAGG AGAAGGCCCTTACCAGAGTTCTGGCGGGACTGGGACAAACCTATT CCTGCCGAGGCATGGAAGGCACACAACTGCATACCAGATGAGCACTATGTTCAAACATTGCTTGCA CAAAGTggtcttgaagaagaacttaCGCGGAGATCGGTTACACATAGCGCATGGGATCTATCATCTTCTAAAGACCGCGAAAGGCGTGGATGGCATCCTGTAACGTACAAAGTCTCTGATGCTACTCCTGCACTTGTAAAATCCATTAAG GATATTGataatatatattatgagactgaATACAGAAGGGAGTGGTGCACAAGTAATGAAAAACCAGCACCTTGCTTCCTTTTTGCAAGGAAGTTTACACGTGGAGCTGGTCTGAAGCTTCTTAACTCG TCATTTATAGCAGTACGATGA